A genomic stretch from Empedobacter stercoris includes:
- a CDS encoding Fic family protein, with product MDFNIDNAVKYHYNNFPPQNINYADFIQELVKATDALARFDQMLKNLHNTEILLAPLRNQEAVISSRIEGTISTMDEIMLYEADNEGQDNPNAKADVIETILYQRALKNAQNALESGYGFSTSFIKQMHQQLLYLGRGANKSPGEFKKEQNYLADTRKKEIQFIPINPENLDQGLENLFDYIKTCDLPPLIKTAIMHLEFEALHPFKDGNGRIGRMLITLNLWQEKILSQPHFYISGYFEENKDEYIEQMREVSRSNDWNQWIKFFLKAVESQAIRNLEIAENIKNLYETTKTEFSDILSSKWNMEILDFIFTYPVFRNNKFVNTTKIPNATAVLIIKKLEENGYLVLREKAAGRRAALYSFEPLMQLVRV from the coding sequence ATGGATTTTAATATAGATAACGCTGTAAAATATCACTACAATAATTTTCCTCCTCAAAATATTAACTACGCAGATTTTATTCAGGAACTTGTGAAAGCAACGGACGCTCTTGCACGATTTGATCAAATGCTAAAAAATTTACATAACACAGAAATTCTTTTAGCTCCATTAAGAAATCAAGAAGCCGTAATTTCATCTCGTATAGAGGGAACTATTAGTACAATGGACGAGATTATGCTATATGAAGCTGATAATGAAGGTCAAGATAATCCTAATGCTAAAGCTGATGTTATAGAGACTATTTTATATCAACGTGCTTTAAAGAATGCACAAAATGCTTTAGAAAGCGGTTATGGCTTTTCAACAAGTTTTATTAAACAAATGCATCAACAACTTCTGTACTTAGGAAGAGGAGCAAACAAATCACCTGGTGAATTTAAAAAAGAGCAAAATTATTTAGCTGATACCCGTAAAAAAGAAATTCAGTTTATACCAATTAATCCAGAAAACTTAGATCAAGGTTTAGAAAATCTTTTTGATTATATTAAAACTTGCGATTTACCGCCTTTAATTAAAACAGCAATCATGCATTTAGAGTTTGAGGCATTACATCCATTTAAAGATGGAAATGGTCGAATTGGTCGTATGTTAATAACACTTAATTTATGGCAAGAAAAAATTCTTTCTCAACCTCATTTTTATATCAGTGGATATTTCGAAGAAAATAAAGACGAATACATCGAGCAAATGAGAGAGGTTTCACGTTCTAATGATTGGAACCAATGGATAAAATTTTTCTTGAAAGCAGTAGAAAGTCAAGCAATACGTAATTTAGAAATTGCAGAAAATATCAAAAACTTATACGAAACAACAAAAACAGAATTTTCAGATATATTGTCTTCCAAATGGAATATGGAAATTTTAGATTTTATTTTTACTTATCCTGTATTTAGAAATAATAAGTTTGTGAATACAACGAAAATCCCAAATGCTACTGCTGTTCTGATTATTAAAAAATTAGAAGAAAATGGATATTTGGTTTTAAGAGAAAAAGCAGCTGGTAGAAGAGCAGCCCTTTATTCTTTCGAACCTTTAATGCAATTAGTACGCGTGTAA
- a CDS encoding DUF2075 domain-containing protein, with amino-acid sequence MESQFRCNGSDGYLAWIDNALQIRETANENLEDTEYEFKVVDTPRELQDIIYEKNKINNKARIVAGYCWKWKSKKDPETREYFKKMI; translated from the coding sequence TTGGAGTCACAATTTCGTTGCAATGGTTCTGATGGTTATTTAGCCTGGATTGATAATGCACTTCAGATTAGAGAAACGGCAAATGAAAATCTAGAGGATACAGAATACGAATTTAAAGTAGTCGATACGCCGAGAGAATTACAAGATATAATTTACGAAAAGAATAAAATAAACAATAAAGCAAGGATTGTAGCGGGCTATTGTTGGAAATGGAAAAGTAAAAAGGATCCTGAAACAAGAGAATACTTTAAAAAGATGATATAA
- a CDS encoding Arm DNA-binding domain-containing protein, with translation MAKSTFVLKEPNAKTKTPIYVVFRWEDNSLKISTKQKVNPEYWNTDKQRVKTTIKVSNHNEINKELSSIESILNKIFEKFIERFDRKPIKEEIKNLFDLEYFQKNPQFKKVEHKRE, from the coding sequence ATGGCAAAATCCACATTTGTTTTAAAAGAACCAAACGCAAAAACTAAAACACCTATTTATGTTGTTTTTCGTTGGGAAGATAATAGTTTGAAAATTTCGACTAAACAAAAAGTAAATCCCGAATATTGGAATACAGATAAGCAAAGAGTAAAAACAACGATTAAAGTTTCAAATCACAATGAAATTAATAAAGAGTTAAGTTCAATAGAAAGTATTTTAAACAAAATTTTTGAAAAGTTTATTGAGCGATTTGATAGAAAACCAATCAAAGAAGAAATCAAAAACCTTTTTGATTTAGAGTATTTTCAAAAAAATCCACAATTTAAGAAAGTAGAACACAAAAGGGAGTAA